Proteins from a single region of Fusobacterium gonidiaformans ATCC 25563:
- a CDS encoding DUF6941 family protein, with translation MLRVKSVETAFQASPNQYVQGAIDALGIFDNIIQPVFPYPFSNIALIFSFEKMDRPTVFEIRINAPDDSLISQGEFGVMPDSFGNGRKIVNLSNFLVAERGFYSVDILEKVSEDKVNFLKTEELFMADYPPKRRFTQEEIQEILATDGVIKMVKTDYKPVKYIQDETLEPIHFQLFLDPSEEVEEGFVAFPENDKIEIRGEIFDLTGIRRQIEWMFGQEMPKEEETKEEATEK, from the coding sequence ATGTTACGAGTAAAAAGTGTAGAAACAGCTTTTCAAGCATCACCAAACCAATATGTACAAGGAGCGATTGATGCTTTAGGAATTTTTGATAATATTATTCAACCGGTATTTCCTTATCCTTTTTCAAATATTGCTTTGATTTTTTCTTTTGAAAAAATGGATAGACCTACTGTTTTTGAAATTAGAATCAATGCTCCGGATGATAGCTTAATCAGTCAGGGAGAATTTGGAGTCATGCCGGATTCTTTCGGAAATGGAAGAAAGATTGTAAATCTTTCCAATTTTTTGGTTGCAGAACGAGGGTTCTACAGTGTTGACATTTTAGAAAAGGTATCAGAAGACAAGGTAAATTTCTTGAAAACGGAAGAATTGTTTATGGCAGACTATCCACCTAAGAGAAGATTTACCCAAGAAGAAATCCAAGAGATTTTAGCAACAGACGGTGTGATTAAGATGGTAAAAACAGATTATAAACCGGTAAAATATATTCAAGATGAGACTTTAGAGCCTATACATTTTCAGTTGTTCTTAGATCCGAGTGAAGAAGTGGAAGAAGGATTTGTAGCTTTCCCTGAAAATGATAAAATTGAAATTCGAGGAGAAATTTTTGATTTAACCGGAATTAGAAGACAAATTGAATGGATGTTCGGACAAGAAATGCCAAAAGAAGAAGAAACGAAAGAAGAGGCAACAGAAAAATAA
- the infC gene encoding translation initiation factor IF-3, with the protein MNISEKIRINDKIRGKEFRIIGADGEQLGVMSAAEALEIAANQDLDLVEIAATAKPPVCKIMNFGKYRYEQERKAKEAKKNQKQTVVKEVKVTARIDAHDLDTKVNQIQKFLEKDNKVKVTLVLFGREKMHASLGVGTLDEVAEKFAETADVDKKYAEKQKHIILTPKKK; encoded by the coding sequence ATGAATATTTCTGAAAAAATTAGAATCAATGACAAAATCCGAGGAAAAGAATTCCGGATTATCGGAGCAGATGGGGAACAATTGGGAGTAATGTCTGCAGCAGAAGCGTTGGAAATTGCAGCAAATCAAGATTTGGATCTTGTAGAAATTGCGGCAACTGCAAAACCACCGGTATGCAAAATTATGAATTTTGGAAAATATCGTTATGAACAAGAACGAAAAGCCAAAGAAGCAAAGAAAAATCAAAAGCAAACAGTAGTAAAAGAGGTAAAAGTAACTGCGAGAATTGATGCTCACGATTTAGATACGAAAGTAAATCAAATTCAAAAATTCTTGGAAAAAGACAATAAAGTAAAGGTAACTTTAGTATTATTTGGAAGAGAAAAAATGCATGCAAGTTTAGGAGTCGGAACTTTAGATGAAGTTGCAGAGAAATTTGCAGAAACAGCAGATGTGGATAAAAAATATGCTGAAAAACAAAAGCACATTATTTTAACTCCAAAGAAAAAGTAA
- the rpmI gene encoding 50S ribosomal protein L35, with protein MPKMKTHRGAKKRIKVTGTGKFIVKHSGKSHILTKKDRKRKNSLKKDLVVSETLKRHMQGLLPYGVGR; from the coding sequence ATGCCAAAGATGAAGACTCATAGAGGAGCAAAAAAAAGAATTAAAGTAACTGGAACAGGAAAGTTCATCGTAAAACATTCAGGAAAAAGCCATATCTTAACTAAAAAAGACAGAAAGAGAAAGAACTCTCTAAAGAAAGACCTAGTGGTTAGCGAAACTTTAAAGAGACATATGCAAGGATTACTACCATACGGTGTAGGAAGATAA
- the rplT gene encoding 50S ribosomal protein L20, translated as MRVKTGIVRRRRHKKILKAAKGFRGASGDALKQAKQATMKAMAYSTRDRKVNKRRMRQLWITRINSAARLNGLTYSVFMNGLKKAGIELDRKVLADLALNNAAEFAKLAETAKAAR; from the coding sequence ATGAGAGTAAAAACTGGAATCGTAAGACGAAGAAGACATAAAAAAATATTAAAGGCTGCAAAAGGATTTAGAGGAGCATCAGGTGACGCTTTAAAACAAGCAAAACAAGCTACTATGAAAGCAATGGCTTACTCTACTAGAGATAGAAAAGTTAACAAAAGAAGAATGAGACAATTATGGATTACAAGAATCAACTCAGCAGCAAGATTGAATGGATTGACTTATTCTGTATTCATGAACGGATTGAAGAAAGCCGGAATTGAATTAGATAGAAAAGTATTAGCAGATTTGGCTTTAAACAATGCAGCAGAATTCGCAAAATTAGCAGAAACTGCAAAAGCAGCTAGATAG
- a CDS encoding ArsA family ATPase → MRIIIYTGKGGVGKTSIAAATASHLSNLGKKVLLLSTDQAHSLQDSLDHPLTYYPQEVFPNLEAMEIDSTEESKKAWGNLRDYLRQIISEKANGGLEAEEALLFPGLDEVFALLQILEIYQENRYDVLIVDCAPTGQSLSMLSYSEKLAMLADTILPMVKNVNSILGSFISKKTSVPKPRDAVFEEFESLVKRLNHLQEILHDKKTSSIRIVTTPEHIVLEEARRNYTWLQLYHFTVDAIYVNKIYPEKALEGYFENWKENQNKSLQIVEESFFNQRIFSLELQEEEIRGKDSLERISQLLYQGEDPSQIFYEGEEFKIEEKNGTRIFILPLPFTTKQDISVIKEEQDLLVTVLNETRRFRLPDKLQKRYISNYVLEDGKLKISMDYE, encoded by the coding sequence GTGAGAATTATTATTTATACCGGAAAAGGTGGAGTTGGAAAGACAAGTATTGCAGCAGCCACCGCTTCTCATTTATCAAACTTAGGGAAAAAAGTCCTTTTGCTAAGTACAGATCAAGCTCATAGCTTGCAAGATTCCTTAGACCATCCTTTGACCTACTATCCACAAGAGGTTTTTCCAAACTTAGAGGCTATGGAAATTGATTCCACAGAAGAAAGTAAAAAAGCATGGGGAAATTTGCGAGACTATTTACGACAAATTATTTCTGAAAAAGCAAATGGTGGATTGGAGGCAGAAGAAGCCCTTTTGTTTCCCGGACTGGATGAAGTCTTTGCTCTACTCCAAATTTTAGAAATTTATCAAGAGAATCGCTATGATGTCCTGATTGTAGATTGTGCTCCTACCGGACAATCTTTATCTATGTTAAGTTATTCTGAAAAATTAGCGATGTTAGCAGATACTATTTTACCCATGGTAAAAAATGTAAATTCCATTCTTGGATCTTTTATTTCTAAGAAAACTTCTGTTCCAAAACCAAGAGATGCTGTTTTTGAGGAATTTGAATCCCTAGTAAAACGATTGAATCACTTACAAGAAATTCTACATGACAAAAAAACAAGCAGTATCCGTATCGTAACAACTCCGGAACATATTGTGTTAGAGGAAGCTCGAAGAAATTATACTTGGTTACAACTGTATCATTTCACAGTAGATGCTATTTATGTTAATAAGATTTATCCGGAAAAAGCCTTAGAAGGATATTTTGAGAATTGGAAAGAAAATCAAAACAAAAGCTTACAAATAGTAGAAGAAAGTTTTTTTAATCAAAGAATATTTTCCTTGGAACTACAAGAAGAAGAAATCCGTGGGAAAGATTCTTTAGAAAGAATCTCCCAACTACTATATCAAGGAGAAGATCCTTCACAAATTTTTTACGAAGGAGAAGAATTTAAAATAGAAGAAAAAAATGGAACAAGAATTTTTATTCTTCCTTTGCCTTTTACTACAAAACAGGATATTTCTGTCATCAAAGAGGAACAAGATTTATTAGTAACGGTTCTCAACGAAACAAGACGCTTTCGTCTTCCGGATAAACTACAAAAAAGATATATTTCTAACTATGTTTTAGAAGATGGCAAACTAAAAATTTCTATGGATTATGAATAA
- a CDS encoding ArsA family ATPase, translating into MARIIIFTGKGGVGKSSVATAHALASSREGKKSLIISADMAHNLGDIFQKKIGKTITNISTNLDAIELDPDAIRKEIFPEVKNAMIDLMGKNGLGVSNINEQFSFPGLGNLFCLLKIRELYESNQYERIFIDCAPTGETLALLKLPELLAWYMEKFFPVGKMMVRVLSPISKVKYGVTLPKRSTMNNIEKMHQSLLELQSLLKNKEICSVRLVCIPEKMVVEETKRNFMYLHLYQYQVDAVFINRVLQENIQNPFMKKWQSIQEKYIQELEEVFRNIPLTKIPWYPKEILGYEAVEKLCDTLSTSADLFSVHKQIENETYSPCEGGYRLNIVIPNAKKENIQVFLHEMDLNLKINNVNRCIPLPNSLRGSKIVKMDLEKDNLWIQFQQNTKEAKE; encoded by the coding sequence ATGGCAAGAATTATTATCTTTACGGGTAAAGGAGGAGTTGGAAAGTCAAGTGTTGCCACAGCTCATGCTTTGGCTTCTTCCAGAGAAGGAAAGAAAAGTCTTATCATCAGTGCCGATATGGCTCACAACTTAGGAGACATTTTTCAAAAAAAAATTGGAAAAACAATTACAAACATCTCCACAAATCTAGATGCCATTGAACTGGATCCTGATGCCATCCGAAAAGAAATTTTTCCGGAAGTGAAAAATGCAATGATTGATTTAATGGGAAAAAATGGTTTAGGAGTCAGTAATATCAATGAACAATTTTCTTTTCCGGGGCTAGGCAATCTATTCTGCCTTCTAAAAATTCGTGAACTTTATGAAAGTAACCAATATGAGCGTATTTTTATAGATTGTGCTCCTACGGGAGAAACGTTAGCTCTTTTAAAATTACCTGAATTATTAGCTTGGTATATGGAAAAATTTTTCCCTGTTGGAAAAATGATGGTTCGAGTCCTTTCCCCTATTTCCAAAGTAAAATATGGAGTGACTCTTCCAAAACGTAGCACGATGAACAATATCGAAAAAATGCATCAAAGCTTATTGGAGCTGCAAAGTTTATTAAAAAATAAAGAAATTTGTAGTGTACGTCTTGTTTGTATCCCTGAAAAAATGGTAGTAGAAGAAACAAAGAGAAATTTTATGTATTTACATCTCTATCAATATCAAGTAGATGCTGTATTCATTAACCGAGTTCTACAAGAGAATATTCAAAATCCATTTATGAAAAAATGGCAATCGATACAAGAAAAATACATTCAAGAATTGGAAGAAGTTTTTCGAAATATTCCTCTTACAAAGATACCTTGGTATCCAAAAGAAATTCTAGGTTATGAAGCCGTAGAGAAATTATGTGACACTCTCTCTACTTCTGCTGACCTTTTCTCGGTTCATAAACAGATAGAAAATGAAACCTATTCCCCATGTGAAGGAGGTTATCGTTTAAACATTGTAATTCCTAATGCAAAAAAAGAGAATATTCAAGTTTTTCTTCATGAAATGGATCTCAATCTTAAAATCAATAATGTAAATCGTTGTATTCCTCTACCAAATAGTCTACGAGGAAGTAAAATTGTCAAAATGGATCTGGAAAAAGACAATCTTTGGATTCAATTTCAACAAAATACAAAGGAGGCAAAAGAGTGA
- a CDS encoding LutC/YkgG family protein, with translation MSTITDELYESFKKNLESVNGSCMRTAKAGLGKLIADVFTTQEISSISVFESPMMKEAGVVATLREAGITVHTDHIRLHAETDKGGLSEAQHGIAELGTIVQEQDDADGRMVSTMSEFYIGLVKGSTIVATYDDMFDILSAMPEIPNFVGFVTGPSRTADIECVGTVGVHGPIQVCIIIVDDA, from the coding sequence ATGAGTACTATAACAGATGAGTTATATGAAAGCTTTAAAAAGAATTTAGAAAGCGTTAATGGTAGCTGTATGCGTACTGCAAAAGCAGGGCTTGGAAAGCTTATTGCAGATGTGTTCACGACACAAGAAATCAGTTCGATTTCTGTTTTTGAGTCCCCTATGATGAAAGAGGCAGGAGTGGTGGCAACACTTCGAGAAGCAGGAATTACTGTACATACAGATCATATTCGTCTTCATGCAGAAACAGATAAGGGAGGACTATCAGAAGCACAACATGGAATTGCAGAATTAGGAACTATCGTACAAGAACAAGATGATGCCGATGGAAGAATGGTATCTACTATGTCGGAATTTTATATTGGTCTTGTAAAAGGATCTACTATTGTAGCTACTTATGATGATATGTTCGATATATTAAGTGCAATGCCGGAAATTCCAAATTTTGTCGGATTTGTAACAGGGCCAAGTCGTACTGCCGATATTGAATGTGTTGGAACAGTAGGAGTCCATGGTCCTATTCAAGTTTGTATTATTATTGTAGATGATGCATAA
- the ldhH gene encoding L-lactate dehydrogenase (quinone) large subunit LdhH yields MASEDLKKEIRSALDNATLGRTLGNFCKTYPARREKSYDGVDFEATRQKIAEVKSYAADHIDEIIEEFTTNCEKRGGHVYHATSTEDAMEWIRQLVKEKGVKTIVKSKSMASEEIHMNHVLGDDGVLVQETDLGEFIIALEGNTPVHMVMPALHLNKEQVADLFGDYTKKKHEPIISEEVKTARRVMRDKFTHADMGVSGANVAVAETGTVFTMTNEGNGRMVGTLPEIHLYIFGIEKFVKSFSDARHIFKALPRNGTAQRITSYISMYTGACEVTSNKETDEKRKKDFYCVILDDPGRRAILAEPDFREMFDCIRCGACLDVCPAFALVGGHVYGSKVYTGGIGTMLTHFLVSEERAAEIQNICLQCGRCNEVCGGGLHIAEMIMKLREKKMAENPDALKKFALDAVSDRKLFHSMLRIASVAQGIFTKGEPMIRHLPMFLSGMTKGRSFPAIAQVPLRDMFHTIEQNVKEPKGTVAIFAGCLLDFIYTDLAKAVVANMNSIGYKVEMPLGQACCGCPASNMGDTENARKEAEINIEGMQAEKYDYIVTACPSCTHQLHLYPTFFEEGTEMYKRAKELADKTFDFCKLFYDLGGVADIGDGKPVKVTYHDSCHLKRSLRVSEEQRELLKHTKGVEFVEMHDCDNCCGFGGSYSLLYPEISAPILENKIQNIKDSGAEVVALDCPGCLMQIKGGLDARGVDVKVKHTAEILAEKRGLV; encoded by the coding sequence ATGGCTAGTGAAGATTTAAAAAAAGAGATAAGATCTGCTTTGGATAATGCCACTCTTGGACGAACTCTTGGGAATTTCTGTAAAACATATCCCGCTAGAAGAGAAAAATCATATGATGGTGTTGACTTTGAAGCAACAAGACAGAAGATTGCAGAAGTAAAATCGTATGCAGCAGATCATATTGATGAAATTATAGAAGAATTTACAACAAATTGTGAAAAAAGAGGTGGACATGTTTATCATGCTACAAGTACAGAAGATGCTATGGAATGGATTCGACAACTGGTAAAAGAAAAGGGAGTGAAAACCATTGTCAAATCAAAATCTATGGCGTCGGAAGAAATTCATATGAATCATGTTCTTGGAGATGATGGAGTTTTAGTACAAGAAACGGACCTTGGAGAATTTATTATTGCTTTGGAAGGAAATACACCGGTTCACATGGTTATGCCGGCCTTACATTTAAATAAGGAACAAGTTGCAGACTTATTTGGCGATTATACCAAGAAAAAACATGAACCTATTATTTCTGAAGAAGTAAAAACAGCTCGTCGAGTGATGAGAGATAAATTTACTCATGCAGATATGGGAGTTTCCGGAGCGAACGTGGCTGTTGCAGAAACTGGAACTGTATTCACGATGACAAATGAAGGAAATGGACGTATGGTAGGAACCTTACCGGAAATTCATCTGTATATTTTTGGAATTGAAAAATTTGTAAAATCATTTTCAGATGCAAGACATATTTTTAAAGCTTTACCAAGAAATGGTACAGCTCAAAGAATTACTTCCTACATTTCTATGTATACAGGAGCCTGTGAAGTAACATCGAATAAAGAAACCGATGAAAAGAGAAAGAAAGATTTTTATTGTGTTATTTTAGATGATCCCGGACGTAGAGCTATCTTAGCAGAACCGGATTTCCGTGAAATGTTTGATTGTATCCGTTGTGGAGCTTGTCTGGATGTGTGTCCTGCCTTTGCTTTGGTAGGAGGACATGTATATGGATCTAAAGTATACACCGGTGGAATTGGAACCATGTTGACTCACTTCTTGGTTTCCGAAGAAAGAGCAGCTGAAATTCAAAATATTTGCTTACAATGTGGAAGATGTAATGAAGTCTGTGGTGGTGGATTGCATATCGCAGAAATGATTATGAAGTTAAGGGAAAAGAAAATGGCAGAAAATCCGGATGCTTTGAAAAAATTTGCTTTGGATGCAGTTTCTGACCGAAAATTATTCCACTCTATGCTTCGAATTGCTTCTGTGGCACAAGGAATATTTACTAAGGGAGAACCTATGATTCGTCATTTGCCTATGTTCTTATCAGGAATGACAAAAGGAAGAAGTTTTCCGGCAATCGCACAAGTTCCATTACGAGATATGTTCCATACGATTGAACAAAATGTAAAAGAACCAAAAGGAACAGTTGCTATTTTTGCTGGATGTTTATTAGATTTTATTTATACAGATTTAGCGAAAGCAGTGGTTGCAAATATGAATTCCATTGGATATAAAGTGGAAATGCCTTTGGGACAAGCTTGTTGCGGATGTCCGGCAAGTAATATGGGAGATACAGAAAATGCTAGAAAAGAAGCAGAAATTAACATTGAAGGAATGCAAGCTGAAAAATATGACTACATTGTAACAGCTTGTCCATCTTGTACTCATCAATTACATCTATATCCTACTTTCTTTGAAGAAGGTACAGAAATGTATAAGAGAGCAAAAGAATTAGCAGATAAGACTTTTGATTTCTGTAAACTATTCTATGATTTAGGTGGAGTTGCAGATATTGGAGATGGAAAACCGGTAAAAGTAACATATCATGATTCTTGTCACTTAAAGAGAAGTTTGAGAGTTAGTGAAGAACAAAGAGAATTGTTGAAACATACCAAAGGGGTAGAATTTGTAGAAATGCATGACTGTGATAACTGTTGTGGATTTGGAGGATCTTACAGTTTGTTGTATCCTGAAATTTCAGCTCCTATTTTAGAAAATAAAATTCAAAATATTAAAGATTCCGGTGCCGAAGTTGTCGCTCTAGATTGCCCTGGATGCTTAATGCAAATTAAGGGAGGATTGGATGCCAGAGGTGTCGATGTCAAAGTAAAACATACCGCAGAAATTCTTGCAGAAAAGAGAGGACTAGTGTAA
- a CDS encoding polyprenyl synthetase family protein has product MHLIADYSKKETEVGAVLEDALNASGKMFRTKLLLFCASLGPCYEEKKEKLCKLAAMVELTHLASLIHDDIVDDSPYRRGKISIQGKYGKDAAVYAGDFLMARIYYYEAVERLNESAALLSKTVEHMCTGEIGQDLCRYREDVSVEEYFQNIQGKTAALFETACHIGAMEAGCSQEMIEKLKLFGRNLGMMFQLKDDILDFTSNIDEIGKETHKDFQNGIYTFPVIMALQQEQAKKILYPIMEKNKGHRLDDAEITKMESCVLEYRGVEATYQEIQSLSKKNKQILQEIKGNQEAILPLWKLMDELEA; this is encoded by the coding sequence ATGCATCTCATTGCAGATTATTCTAAAAAAGAAACAGAAGTTGGAGCTGTTTTAGAAGATGCTCTCAATGCTTCCGGAAAAATGTTTCGAACAAAATTACTTTTATTTTGTGCTTCTTTAGGGCCTTGTTATGAAGAAAAAAAAGAAAAACTTTGCAAATTAGCAGCCATGGTGGAATTAACTCATTTGGCATCCTTGATTCATGACGATATTGTAGACGATTCTCCTTATCGCCGGGGAAAAATTTCCATTCAAGGAAAATATGGAAAAGATGCAGCTGTCTATGCGGGTGATTTTTTAATGGCTCGGATTTATTACTATGAAGCAGTAGAACGTTTGAATGAATCTGCCGCTCTCTTGTCAAAAACAGTAGAACATATGTGTACAGGTGAGATAGGACAAGATTTATGTCGTTATCGAGAAGATGTAAGTGTAGAAGAATATTTCCAAAATATTCAAGGGAAAACAGCAGCTCTTTTTGAAACAGCTTGTCATATTGGAGCAATGGAGGCAGGTTGTTCTCAAGAGATGATAGAAAAGTTAAAACTATTTGGAAGAAATTTAGGGATGATGTTTCAACTGAAAGATGATATCTTAGATTTTACATCTAATATAGATGAAATAGGAAAGGAAACTCACAAAGATTTTCAAAATGGAATTTATACTTTTCCGGTAATTATGGCATTACAACAGGAACAAGCCAAAAAAATATTATATCCGATTATGGAGAAAAACAAAGGGCATAGGCTGGATGATGCTGAAATTACAAAAATGGAGAGCTGTGTACTTGAATATAGAGGAGTAGAAGCGACGTATCAAGAGATTCAATCTTTGTCAAAAAAGAATAAACAAATACTACAAGAAATTAAAGGAAATCAAGAGGCAATACTTCCTTTATGGAAATTGATGGATGAATTGGAGGCATGA
- a CDS encoding prenyltransferase: MADYERLTGKMALQLAAPHTWVASIGPALFAILFCRLEGYFLQIWQEMFLLVSCIFLQSSVNTFNDYIDFIKGTDGIEDCLEEKDAVLLHHHLSPRQVISLGICYLFFGVILGVLASLPAGYLPLGIGCIGIFVILCYSGGPFPISYLPLGEIVSGFVMGALIPLGIVACSDGGLQFQVILYALPFVIGIAFIMLTNNSCDIEKDKLAKRCTLAVLLGRKRSKKIYQGLLVLWVISIVFLSARSLEFFSCISIFFLVLARHKIGYLWKSSLLAQDRIEQMKTIVLANIIINGGYLLAMASYILVELILA, translated from the coding sequence ATGGCAGATTATGAGAGACTAACAGGAAAAATGGCACTTCAGCTAGCAGCTCCGCATACTTGGGTAGCTTCCATAGGGCCGGCACTTTTTGCAATATTATTTTGTCGATTGGAAGGCTATTTTTTACAAATATGGCAGGAAATGTTTTTGTTAGTATCCTGTATTTTTCTACAATCTTCTGTCAATACTTTCAACGATTATATTGATTTTATAAAAGGTACCGATGGAATAGAAGATTGTTTGGAAGAAAAGGATGCTGTGCTGTTACATCATCATCTTTCCCCAAGACAAGTCATTAGTTTGGGAATCTGTTATCTTTTTTTCGGAGTGATTTTGGGGGTTCTTGCCAGTTTGCCAGCAGGATATCTTCCTCTGGGAATTGGTTGTATAGGAATTTTCGTAATTCTCTGTTATTCAGGAGGTCCTTTTCCCATTTCTTATCTTCCTCTTGGGGAGATTGTTTCCGGTTTTGTGATGGGGGCATTGATTCCTTTGGGCATTGTAGCTTGTTCGGATGGAGGGCTTCAATTTCAAGTGATATTGTATGCACTTCCATTTGTGATAGGAATTGCTTTTATTATGCTTACAAATAACAGTTGTGACATAGAAAAGGATAAACTTGCGAAACGATGTACTTTAGCTGTTCTTTTGGGAAGAAAACGAAGTAAAAAAATATATCAAGGACTTCTTGTACTATGGGTAATCAGTATTGTTTTTCTTTCTGCTAGGAGTTTAGAATTTTTTTCCTGCATTTCTATCTTTTTTCTTGTTTTGGCTCGACATAAGATAGGATATTTGTGGAAAAGTTCTTTGTTGGCTCAAGATAGAATCGAGCAGATGAAAACTATAGTACTGGCAAATATCATCATCAATGGAGGATATTTGTTAGCAATGGCAAGCTATATACTTGTGGAGTTGATTTTGGCATGA
- a CDS encoding ubiquinone/menaquinone biosynthesis methyltransferase: MKEEKKSEKVHGVFETISKEYDKANDRISLGFQRKWKGMLVQKLLEETEKQGRVLDVCCGTGDISIWIAEKRKDLKIVGLDFSSSMLREAEKKSKGLSNILWKEGDAMALPFEEHSFSAACISFGLRNTADYETVLREMKRVLKEDGILYCLDSFVPDNRWIRPCYQMYFKYMMPFLGGGKKHYQEYFWLYESTQQFLRKQELLLLYQKLGLRELKVYSKMYGACVLIQGKKE; encoded by the coding sequence ATGAAAGAGGAAAAAAAATCAGAAAAGGTCCATGGAGTTTTTGAAACGATTTCCAAAGAATATGATAAAGCGAATGACAGAATTAGTCTTGGATTTCAAAGAAAATGGAAGGGAATGTTGGTTCAAAAACTATTGGAAGAAACAGAAAAACAAGGTAGAGTTTTAGATGTTTGCTGTGGAACGGGAGATATTTCGATTTGGATTGCAGAGAAAAGAAAAGATTTAAAAATAGTGGGTTTAGATTTTTCTTCTTCTATGTTAAGAGAAGCAGAAAAAAAATCAAAAGGTTTGTCCAATATTCTTTGGAAAGAGGGAGATGCGATGGCATTGCCTTTTGAAGAACATTCTTTCTCTGCTGCTTGTATTTCTTTCGGCTTAAGAAATACAGCGGACTATGAAACGGTTTTAAGAGAAATGAAACGAGTGTTAAAAGAAGATGGGATTCTTTATTGCTTGGATTCTTTTGTTCCGGACAATAGATGGATACGGCCTTGTTATCAAATGTATTTTAAATACATGATGCCATTTTTAGGTGGTGGAAAAAAACATTATCAAGAATATTTTTGGCTATATGAATCAACACAGCAGTTTCTTCGTAAACAAGAATTGCTTTTGTTATATCAAAAATTAGGTTTAAGAGAACTTAAAGTTTATAGCAAAATGTATGGGGCATGTGTTTTGATTCAAGGGAAAAAGGAATAA